The Sandaracinaceae bacterium genome includes the window ATGTGGATCCGCGACTACGGCCCGGTCTTCGCGCGGACGCGAGACGGCGGGCTGCGCGTGGTGGACCTGCCCTATCACGGGGATCGCTGGCGCGACGATCAGTACCCGCTCGACTTCGCCCACCGCGTGTCGCTGCCCATCAGCCGGCCCGCGATGGAGCTCGAGGGCGGCCACATCCAGACGGACGGCACCGGGCGCTGCGTGATCACCGACGACGTGCTCGTGCGCAACGAGGGCTTCCTGTACCAGGAGTCCGACGTGCGGCGGCTGCTCGACCAGTACCTCGGCTGCCACGACGTGACGATCGTGCCGGCCGTGCACGGGGAGGAGACGGGGCACCTGGACGTCTTCGCCTACGTGACGGGGCCGAGCCGGATCGTCGTCGGGCGCTACCTCGCCGAAGAGGACCCCTACAACGCCCATCGCCTCAACCAGGCCGCGGCGCGGCTCCGGGCGGCGGGCTGGGAGGTCACGCGCATCCGGATGCCCGACCACGAGGGCCGCGTCGTCTTCCGCACGCACACCAACGTGCTGGTCACCGATCACACCGTGGTCGTGCCCATCTTCCGGCGGGACCGGCGCTTCGAGCGCCAGGCGCTGCGGGCGTTCCGGCGCGCGTTCCCCACCCGCCGGGTCGTGGGCCTCTACGCCGACGGCGTGATGAGCCTCGCGGGCGCGGTCCACTGCACGACCGTCACCGTCCCCCGGATGAGCGCCCCGAGGATGACCGCCCCGCCGATCGGCGGCCCTCATGGTACGACGCTCCCCCATGCAGACGCTCATCACCTGTGAGCACGCGAGCGGCGCGGTGCCCGAGGGGATCGATCTCGGCCTGAGCGCCGAGATCCTCGCGAGCCACGTCTCCACCGATCGCGGGGCGAAGGCCATCGCGGAGTCGCTCGCGGCCGCGCTCGAGGCGCCGCTGCTCCTCGGCGAGTGGTCGCGGCTCGTGGTCGATCTCAACCGCATGGAGGACAACCCCGCGGTCATGCTGGCGGAGACCTACGGCCACCGCGTGATCGGCAACGAGGGGCTGACCTACGCCGAATGCGAGGCGCGGCTCGCCCGCTATCACCGACCGCACCGGAACGCGGCCCGCGGGCACGCGCAGCGCATGGCGAGCGAGGGGGTGTGTCTGCACCTCTCGATGCACAGCTTCGCGCCCTCGGTCGATCCGGTGAAGCGGACCTACGACGCGGGCGTGCTCTACGACACCGAGCGCGCCTTCGAGTCCCGGATCGCGACGGCGATCATCGACGGCCTGAGCGCGCGCGGGTGGGAGACCCGGCACAACGAGCCGTACGCGGGGACCCCGGAGGGGCTCACGAGCTGGCTCCGCGCCCAGCTCCCGGAGGAGCGATACCTCGGGCTCGAGATCGAGGCGTCGCAGGCGTGGGTGGACGACGCGGCGCGCGCGACGCGGTTCGCCGCGGATCTCGCCGCGATCGTGAAGTCTCTGCCCTCCTCGTGAACCAGCGGTCACGCCCCTGATCCCATGCCCGGCACGGCGGCCCACCGTGGGCAGGCGGCACGGTCACTGCATTCGGCGCCCGCGAATCTTCACGGAGGAGGGGACGAATGCTTCGAGAGACTTGTTGGGTCGCGCTGACGGGGGTCGCCCTGATGGGCTGCAACGGCGGAGGCGCGTTCGAGCGCGGTCGGTCGCAGACCGAAGAAGGGGTGCGCATCGCCTGCAGCTGCGACTGGACCGACTTCGGCTACGACTCCGAGTCGGCTTGCGTGGAAGACCAGCTCGAGGGCCTCGAGCCGCTCGACCCGTGCGTGCAGCGCGCGTACGACCAGGTGCCCGAGATTCACGCCAGCTTCGACTGCCTGCTCGACGCCAACGACGCCTACCTGGCCTGCGCCCGGGGCGCCCGTTGCGACGACGCCACGGTGGCTCGCTGCGGCGAAGACCGGGAGGCCGCGTCCGACGCCTGCCCGCCTCCCCCCGAGGCCGCGCTGGCGCGCGCGAACCAGATCGCCGAGGAGTGTCGCGCCAGCGCGCCGCCCGGCATGTGTCCGGACGCCACCGTCGAGGGCAGCGGGCTGATCGCCTCTGGCACCACCGTCGGACAGAGCGCGGATCTCTCGGGCAGCTGCGGCGGGAGCAGCGCGTCGGACCTCGCCTTCACCTGGACCGCGCCGAGCGCCGGGACCTGGGTCATCGACACGGTCGGCAGCGAGCTCGACACGGTGCTCTACGCGCTGACCTCGTGCGGCGGGGCGGAGCTCGCCTGCAACGACGACGGCGAGTCGGGCTTCAGCTCCGAGATCACGCTCGAGCTGTCCGCTGGACAGACGATCGTGCTGGTCGTCGACGGCTTCGGCAGCGGCGGCGGCGACTTCGTGCTCAACGCGAACCCGCTCTGAGCTCGGCCGCGAGCTCGGGGTTGCCGCGGCGGACCTTCCAGATGAAGCCGTCGAGCGCGTAGTGCGTCGCCTGGGGCACCGCGAGCAGCGGCACGAGGAAGAGCAGCAGCGCGTCCGAGCTGTCGACGCCTTCGCCGAAGAGCCAGGGGCGGTCGTGCCACACGAGCCGGTCCCAGAGGGTCTCCTCGGCGAAGGCGACGATCACGATGAAGGCGAGGAACGCCCAGACCCCGCCGCGCAGCACGCGGGCCAGCAGGCTCGTCGGTCGCTGCGCGGCGCGGGCGCGTCCGTATCGGTAGGTCAACGCCAGGTACGGCACGCCGTGAATGATCACGTTGGTCACCGTGAAGGCGAAGTCGCCGTCGAAGACCATGATGCCGAGCCACCAGCAGAGCCAGGTGGTGAAGACGACGAGCGCCTTGCCGGCGTTGAGGGTGCCGTCGCGCCAGCGCCAGAGCTGCCGGCCCGCGAACGCGATCATCACGCCCCAGTAGACGGGGGCGAGGAGCGCCGCGACGGGCTCCGCGAGGCCGACCACGAAGTCGCCTTGCAGAAACCAGACGAAGCCGCGCGGCAAGTGCGCGTGCCACCAGATCAGCGGGTAGACCGTCGCCGCGTAGGTCGCCGCGCGATCGAGGTGGAGATCCAGCCGACCCTGCTCGCCCGCGCGGCGGCGATAGAGAGCGACCCAGCCCCACTGCTGCCGGACGAAGTGGAAGACGGCGGCGTAGGCGAGGACGCGCCAGAAGGTCAGCGGGCTGAAGGCGTAGGCCAGCACCCCGAGCCCCCAGCAGAGGAGCGGCGTGCCGAGGTAGAGGAGCGGGCGGCGGCGGACCTCGGCGCCGTCGAGGTAGACGCGGAACATCGTCGACCAGACGTGCGCGACGTCGATCGCGAGCACACACACGATCCAGGCCCAGCCGGGCGCGCTGCCCTCGAGCAGGCCGAAGGCGGCGCCGACGAAGAGGAGCGCGACGGCGGCGAGCGCGCTGCCGCCGAAGACCCAGAGATCGGTGCGCTTGCCGAAGAGCCACGGGCCCTCGCTCTTCGGGGCGAAGATGGCGCGCACCGCGGCGCTCACGTCGCCTCCGTCAGCGCGTCGGCCACCTCGTTCGCCGCGCGCAGCCCGTGGTCGAAGGCCTCCTCGAACAGGGCCAGGCCGCTCAGATCGCTGTGGGCGAAGTGGACCTGTCCGACCGGCGCCGCGGCGGCGCGGCGCGCCTCGCTCGCGCGCACGCCGACCCGCGGCTGGGCCATCGCGTGCCCCCAGCGCCAGACGTCCACCCGGCGGAGCTGCTGGCGGAGATCGGGGTGCGCGCGCGACAGATCCGCCGTGATGGCGTCGGTCCAGGCCGAGTGGCCGTGGTCGAGCAGGCGGCGGCGCGCGTCGCGGGGATCGGAGTCCACCAGGGGAAAGTAGTACGTCCAGACCGTCGGGCCGAAGTCTCGCCCGCGCTGGTGGGTCGCGGTGACGTAGCCGAGGCTCGGGCTGTCGTAGAGCACGTTGTCCCACGCGGGCGGGAAGCCGCGCTCGCCGGGCCGGTCCGCGAGGTGGAGGTTGGCCACCATCCAGGCGCCCCAGTGCCCGTCCTCCGCGCTGGGCGCGCCCTCGACGAGCCGCGACGCGACGAAGCGCGGCACGGCGCAGATCACGCGCTCCGCCTGCACGCGGAGCGGCCGCCGGGTCGACGCCTCGATGAGGTCCACCGTGCCGTCGCGGCCGACGCGCGCGGCGAGGTGGCCGGTGTGAACCGCGCGGCCCTGCGCGAGGTGACGCACGAGGGCGCCGTTGCCCGCGGGCCAGGTCAGGAAGTCCGCGCTGTCCATGCCCTCTTCGGCGCGCGCGCAGTGATAGAAGAGCAGCGACCACGCGCTCGCGTCCGCCAGCGTCAGGCCGTAGTCGTCGCGCGTGCCGTACTCGAGCCACCAGAGCAGCCGCCGCGAGGTGAAGCCGTGGCGTCGGCACCACTCGGCCGCGCTGATGCGATCGAGCGCGAGCACCTCGGCGTCGTCCGAGCCGAGGCGCGTGGGCAGCGCGAACGCGCGCCGGCCCCGCGCGTCCCGGAAGGCGAGCCAGCGCTCGACGATGCGCTCGAAGCGGTCGCGCTGCGCGAGGTCGTGCGCGCTCGCGCCGACGGTCGGGTAGAGGCCGCGATACCAGTAGCCGCGGTAGAAGACGCGCTCGTCGGGCGCGCGGACGAGCAGGTGCTCCTGCGGCTCTCCGTCCTCGTCGAGCGCGTCCATCTCGCGCAGCAGCGCGCGGAGCTCCGGCTGCGCCTCGCTCGGCACGGGCAGGTAGTGCGCGCCCCACGGGTAGGCGGTGACCTCGCTCTGCCCCGACGCGCTCGTCCCGCCGGGCTGCGGCTCGAGCTCGAACAGCTCCACGCCCTCGACCCCACGCCGCGCGAGCTGCCACGCCGCGCTCAGGCCCGCGGGGCCGGCGCCGATCACCGCCACGCGGACCCGGCGCGTCTCGACCTCGCCGGTCGCGAAGGCGCGTCGCGCGTCGCCGTCCCGGAGCAGGTGGCCGATCTGATGGCTCTGGCCGAGCAGCTCCCCGCGGACGTCGGGCGGCGTCTCCTCGTCGTCGCACGCGAGGGCGAGCGGCGCGCCGAGCAGCGCGGCCAGGACGTCGCGGCGGCGCATCACCGCTCCAGCCGGGACCACTCTTGGTCGTAGTACTGCACGAGCGCTTGCGTATCGAGGCGGTTGATCTCGATGTCGTCGGGGCGCTGCATGTCCTGTCCGAAGACGAACATCGCCTGCATGGCGTCGTCGTTCAGGAAGCGCAGCCCCTCCACGTCGGGCACCTCCCGCGGCCGATCGAAGGGCCGGCCCATCGCGAGCACGTAGCCCCACTCGCCGAAGCTGGGCACCAGCGTGTGGTAGGCGGCGGTGTGCAGCCCGGCCGCGGCCATCGTGCGCTCGATGCACCAGAAGGAGCGGCGGGCGTAGAGCGGCGAGGTCGCCTGCACGATCACCGCGGTCCCCGGGTGCATCACGTGCCGCAGCAGCGCGTAGAAGCGGCTCGAGTAGAGCTTGCCGAGCGAGAAGTTGTTCGGGTCCGGGAAGTCGACGATGACCACGTCATAGGGCTCGAGGTCGGCGCCGTTCTCGTCGATCCACACCATCGCGTCGTCGTTGATCACGGTCACGCGCGGATCGTCGAGGCTGCCCTCGTTGAGCTGCCGCATCACCGACACGCGCCGGGCCATGTCCGTCATCGCGGGGTCGAGGTCGACGAGGGTCACCGTCTCGACGCCCTCGTGGCGCAGGATCTCCCGGACCGCGAGGCCATCACCGCCGCCGAGCACCAGCGCGCGGCGCGCGTCCGGGCGCAAGGAGAAGGCCGGGTGCACGAGGGCCTCGTGGTAGCGGTACTCGTCGTGCGAGGCGAACTGCAGGTTGCCGTTGAGGAAGAGCTGCACGCCGAGCGCGCCGCGGGTCAGCACGACGCGTTGATAGCGGCTCTGCTCGGCGAAGATCACGCGGTCGTCGTAGAGCTCGGCCTCCGCGTGCTGGGTCAACCGATCGGCCCCGACGAACGCGGCCGCGAGCGCGACCAGCAGCAGCACGCCCTTGGCCCGGAGCCGCCAGCGGATGGGGCGGTAGATGAGGTCGCCGAGCACCCACGTGGTCATCAGAGCGACGGCGCCGTTGAGCATCCCGAAGAGGAGCGAGGTCCGCACCAGCCCGAGGGTCGGCATCAGCACGATGGCGAAGAGCAGCGAGCCGAGCAGCGCCCCGAGGTAGTCGAAGGTCAGCACCTTCGCGACGAGCTCCTTGAAGTCGAGCTCCTTCTCGAGGATGCGCATCAGGAGCGGCAGCTCGATCCCCACGAGCGCGCCGATCACGACGACCGTGCCGTAGAGGAGGACGCGGAAGGCGTCGGCGTAGGCGAAGACGTAGAAGAGGAAGGGCGCGCTGAAGCCGCCGATCAGCGCCGCGGCGAGCTCCACCTCGACGAAGCGGATCACGACGCGCTCGACGACGAAGCGCGAGAGGTACGCGCCGAGCCCCATCGCGGAGAGGTAGACGCCGATGATGGTGGAGAACTGGAAGACCGAGTCGCCGAGCACATAGCTCGCCAGCGTCCCCGCGATCAGCTCGTAGACCAGGCCCGCGGTCGCGATGACCAGGACCGTCAGGAACAGCAGCGGGACCTTGCGCTTGGCGAAGGCCGTGGTGGGGGCGTCGGACAAGCAGGGTCTGCGTCGCTACCCGTGCAGGGCAGCCGAGACGATCAACGCGACGCCGATGATCACCGAGCCGATCACGATGCCGAGCGCGGTGTTCTGGTCCTCCTCGATCTCCTTGCGGACCGAGAAGGGGGCGACCTTCGTGATGATCCAGAAGGCGAGGCCGAAGAAGACGAGGCCGATGAGGACGAAGACCACGGTCGAGATGACGTGGACTCCGATGGTGACGAGTTGATCGAGCATGCCGAGGCCCTCCGAGCTCATTTGCCGCCGGCGTAGCCGCCGTACCAGAAGATCGGGGCGACGACGAAGCCGCCCCCAGGACGCCGCGACCCGGGCGGCATGGCGCGCGTCTCGACGCTGGTCGAGCCGAGATCACGGCCGGTGAAGACGTAGAAGCCGTACCCGCCGAGGAGCGAGAGGCCGAAGATGGGGTAGATGAGGAAGCTCAGAAATCGCATGTCTTCTCACCAGAGGTTGGAGTTCTCCCACCGCTTCTTCTCGAAGGCGGCGCGCCGGAAGATGGAGATCGGGACCGGCACCAGGAGCAGGAGGAAGGTCAGCAGGCAGCACCACGGGCTCCGGCTGCCCTGGACGACCTCGATGGACGCGGTCGGCGGCCTCGCCGAGGTGCCCACGTTGAAGAGCCCGGGCGTCCAGTGGTTCCACTGCGGATCCATGCGCAGCACGTAGCGCCCCTCGGGCACCTGATCGACGTAGATCGTCGCGTTGCGGCTGCCGTCGGTCCAGGACTCGCCACCCGTGACCCCGTGATAGTACTCCGTGCTCACGAAGAACTCGCGGACGTTGCCGCTCTCCTCGTCGATGAGCGCGCAGGCGACGCCGACGTAGTCGTTGTCCGCCGACGTCTGGAGCTCCACCTCGAGCACGGCCGGGCCGTCGGTGATGGTGAAGGGCGGCGTGTACGAGGCGGTGTCCTGCTGCGGCGTCGTGCCCACGGGCGCCGCGTTCGACTGGGTCGGCGGGAGGGTGATCGGGCCCGCCACGAGCGTCCGGTGCTTGCCGCCGAGGTCGGCGCCGAGGGCGATGCCGAGGAAGAGCAGCAGGAGCACCGCGAAGGTGCCGAGCGTCGGCCACAGCGCGTGCGGGTTCGGCTGCGCCGTCCCGACGCCGCTCTTGGAGGGCGGCGAGCCCTGCAGCCCGAACGCCTTCCAGACCTCCTTGCCGTCGACGTACTCGCCGGCCGACCAGACGATCTCGCTCTCGCTGCGCTCCTCGCTGATGATCTGCGGCGGCTTGATGTAGTCGCTCGTGGTGGTCTGCTCGCCCACCTCGACCTTCCAGTAGAACTCCCCGATGACGAAGCGCACCGTCGCGGAGTTGGTCCCGAAGCGCTTGAAGGTGTGCTTGCCGTACTTCGCGGTGGAGCCGACGATCTGCACGTCGGCCACGCTGATCGGCTTCAGGAGCATCCAGTGGCCGGAGTCCTCCATGAGCCAGCGGTAGCCTTGCTCCGTGTACAGGAGGTACTCGCGCCAGCTGTAGGTGACCCCGTGGACCACCGTGTAGCGCTCCATGAAGCCGATGACCTTGACCTTCTCGCCCTTCAGCTCGCCATCGGTGCCGAGGGGGATGTAGGGCTCGATCCGCGGCTGCTCGAGCTTGCGCAGGAGCTGGAGGTTCTGCCCCTGCACGTCGAGGAGCGAGTAGCAGAAGGCGCACGCCGCGCGCTCGGTGCTCTCGGACGAGATCTCGACCGGCGCGCCGCACGTGGGGCAGCTCACCTTGCCGATCTGGACCTTCTCTTCGGTCCGCTCTCCCCAGGCGGTCTTCGCCACCTGCAGCTCGTCCGGGCCGAGCTCGCGCCCGGCGAAGAGCATCGGCGCGCCCGTCCCGTCGCCGTAGTCGATGGTCGCGAAGCCGCCGCCCGCGCCGGCGAGGTCGATGTACCAGCCGCGCTGACCCGGGACGACCGGGAAGGGCAGCTCGCCCTCACCGCTGAGGAGGGTGCTCTGACCCTGCTCCTGAACCGTCCAGACCGTCTCGCCGGTCCCGCTGAAGCTGCCCTGCTGGCCCGGCTGGAGGCTCTGGTAGGCGGGCACGCCGGACGCGTCGGCGGGCCGGGTCATGTACCAGCGCCCCTGCGCGCGCGCGAGCCAGCCCCAGCCGCCCTCGTCGAAGCCGACGTACCACTCGTCCCAGGGGCCGCGGCCGTGATCGAGCTGCAGCCGCCCGGCGACGCGGAAGCCCTTGCCCGCGATGGTGCCGGAGTCGCCGACCTCGATCGGCGGCGCGGTGGGGACGAGGTCCGCGACCCGCCCGATCGCCTGCAGGTCCTTGTCCGTCCGGACGACGCTGTAGCGACAGTGCGGGCACACGAGCGCCGAGGACGAGCCGAGCCCGAACTCGATCGGCCCGCCACAGTTCGGACAGTTGGCCGTGCGCGCTCCCAGCACGGCGCACTTCTACCACATCCGGCGGCCCGGCTCTCAGATGTTCTTGAGGAACAGGTCGGGCGAGCCGCCGAGGGAGACGACCTCGGAGAGGAGCGACTCGAGCATGGCGCTCTGGCCGACCGCGACGACCGCGGCGCGAGAGAGGTCGGGCGCGCGCTCGTGCAAGGCGTCTTGGACGGTCGTGCCGCGCAGGGTGCCGTCGTCGCCGAGCCGCGAGTAGACCATGCGCACGTCCACCCCGTGGGCCTCCCAGCGCGCGAGATCGTCGCCGATGGCGAGGTGCTCGGGGCTCCGCAGGCCGTGGTCGAGGGAGATCGCGCCGTACGCGTCCCGCTCCCGGAGGACGGCCTCGATGGCGGCGCGGATGGGAGCGACCCCGGTGCCGGTCGCGAAGAAGAGCAGGTCCTTGCCGCGCGCGCGCTCGAGGTCGAAGCCGCCGCCGGCGGGCAGGGTCATCTCGACCTCGGTCCCGCCGGGGAGCCGCACGAGCGCGTCGGCCGCCTCGCCGCCCTCGGGGTTGTTGGTGCGCACGAGGAAGCGCGCGACGTCGTCGCCCGGGGCGGAGAACATGGCGAAGATGCCCTCGGCGCCGCCGATGCGCATCTTGCAGAACTGGCCGGCGCGCGCGTAGCCGGCGACGAAGCCATCGACCGGGCGCAGCTCCACGAACGCCTGGTCCGCGGCCGCGGGCCGCACCGCGAGGAGCTCGGCCGCGGCGTATTCGCTGAATTCGGGGAGCTGCATGTCCGGCAGACCTAGAGCCGGATGTCGATGACCGCAGCCCGGCGGAGCTCCGCGAGGAGGAGCTCCTCCTGCCGCGCCATCGCCCCCTCCATCATCTGCTGGTAAATCTGCATGCGCATGTCCTCGTAGGCTGGCGCGCCCTCGGCGGACTGCTGCCGGTCCATCAGGAGGAAGATGTGGAAGCCGGCCGGGCCGCGCACGACCTCGCCGATCTCGCCCACGTCGAGGTTCATCAGCGCGTCCTCGAGCGAATCAGGGAGCTCACCCTGGCGCAGGGTCCCGAGGCGCATCCCGCCTTCGGACCAGAAGTCGTCCGCGCCCTCGACGTCGTCGCGCGCCGCCTCGGCCTCGGAGCGGATCCGGGCCACCTCGGTGGCGGTCGCGCCGCTCGGGACCTCGAAGAAGATCTGCGCCGCGGTGAACTCCGCCGTGCGCCGCTCACGCGCGATGAGCATCTCGTAGCGCTCGCGGACCTGCTCCTCGGTGATGTTCACCCGGCCGCGGGCCCGGAAGTTGAGCACCTTGAGCCGGAGGAGCTGCCGTCGGACGTCGCCGCGGTACTGCTCCTCGGTGAAGCCCTGGCCCCGCACCGCCTCCCAGAAGGTCGCGTCGTCGAGACCGCTCTGGCGCTGCACGTTGGCGATCGCGCGGTCCACCTCGGCCCGGCTCACCGAGACCTGCATCTCGTCCGCGGCCTGGAGGAAGAGCTCCTCCTGGATCATCCGGTCGAGGACCTCGCGATAGAGCTGCTCGATGGCGGCCATGCGCGCGGCCTGGCTCGGCGACGCGAGCGCCTGGTCGAGCATCGGCGCGGCGCGGCGGCGCAGCTCGGAGAGGAAGATGGCGTCGTCGTTGATCGTCGCGACGACCCGCTCGATCACCTCCGCCTTCGCGGCGCCCGGCGCGAGCAGCGCGAGCCCGAGGGCGGCCGTCAGGAGGCTCTTCTTCATCGTCCCCCCTGCTTCGTCGGCCCCTGCTTGGTCGGCGCGGGCGGGCGGGGCCCCGTCGGCGCGGTCGGGCGCAGCGCCCCGGACGGCTCGGCGCCGAGCTGCGGGTTGGTCACGGTGGGCGAGTCACCCTCGGGCAGGTCGATCTGGACCTCGCTCAGGAGATCCAGGTTCTCCTCGACGTCCGCCGCCGCGCGCAGCTCGTCGATGAGGTCCTGGATGGCCTGCTCGCGGCGCTCGCGGTGCAGGCGCGCGCGGATCGGGCGCTCGGCCTCCTCGAGGCTGCGGCGCATCGCGGCGCGGCGCCCGGTGAGCTTGACGATGTGCCAGCCGGCGTCGCTCCGCACGACCTCGGGGTGCATGCCGCCGATCTGCTGGATCTGGAACGCCGCCTCCGCGACCGCGTCCGGCACCTCGGGCTCGTTGTCGGTGCGCTCGGAGGGGCGCGAGAAGAAGCGCAGGTCGCCGAAGCGGTCGCGCGTGTCCGCGTCCTGGTTGTGCTGCTCGGCGAGGCGCCGGTAGAGGCGCAGGTCCTGCGGGCTCGCCATCAGCTCGCGCAGGACGCGCTGAGCCGTGGCGCGGTCGCGCACCTGGATGTGGCTCGCGCGCACCTGCTCGGGGGTGTTGAACTCGCGCTCGTGCGAGGCGTAGAAGGCCTGCACGTCCTCGTCCGAGATCGACTCGGGGGTGATCTCGGCGAAGCGCTCCTCGAGGAAGCGGCGGATCATCATCTGCTTGCGCGTGCGCTCGACCTCGGGCAGCTCGTGGTAGCCGCGCCGGCGGGCCTCCTGGGCGAGCAGCTCGAAGCGGATCATCTGGTCGAGGAACTCGCGGCGCCGCTCCGGGCTCGCGTAGCGGGTCCGCAGGAACGACCCCTTCGACGCCAGCTCCTCGGCGAGCTCGCCGACGGTGATCTCACGGCTCCCGATGGTGGCGAGGGTGGCCGCGCGCTGCGCCGCGGTCAGGCCGTGCACGACCTCGCCGTCGCCGCTCGGGTCGGTCCCGTTGGGGTCGGGATCGGGGTCGTCCTCCCCGCAGCCGACCGCGCCGAGCGCGAATCCGCCAGAGAGCAGGAGGGACGCGAGCATCACAGAGAAAAATCGTCGCGGCATGTCGCTGAGACGCACGTACCACACCCGCAAATTGGAGGCCAGGAGCGCCCTTTCCCACCATACTCCCGCCGTGCTTCGCCTCTTGATGATCACCACGCTCCTCGCCGTCGGCTGCGACGACGGGACCCCGCCCGCCGACGACGCCGGCGTGGACGCCGCCGTGGACGCGGGCGGCTCGGGGAGGGCGCCCTGCGCGCGGGACGCGGGCGTGATGGACGCCGACCTCGCGCGCGGGCTCTCGAACACCTGCACGGACGGGCTCTTGCTCAGCGGGCTCGGGCTGCGCTGGGCCGACGGCTCGCACCGCCTCGCGCGCTGGGCCGTCTACCCGCGCACCGTCTTCCCCGAAGGCTGCCCGCCCTCGAGCGCGCTCCGCGGCGCGACGCTGGTCACGGAGCTGGAGGGCGAGGTCGACGGCCGGGCCGCGCCCGGAGGCGAGGTCATGGTGACCTACAGCGCCATCGGCCCCTTCGGCGGCTCGACCCCGCCCGACGCGGGCATGACCTGGCGCGGGGTCCGGATCGCGCGCGGCACCACCACCGTCGACCTGACGGCCGACGAGGGCGAGTCCCCGGCGCTCTTCGACCTGGCCGGCGCGGGCATGGGCGCCGCGCCCGCCCTCGCGGTGGTGCTGGACGGGCTGGAGCTGTCGACCGAGGTCACGCAGCCGCCCGCCTTCCCGCGTGACCTCGACGCCAGCGACGGCTTCGCCACGCGCGGCATCGGCGCCTGGATCGACGCGGTCGAGCGCGACGGAGACACGCTGCGCTTCCGGGCCGGCGCCCGCTTCGCCGTCGGCCGCTCGGGCGACCCCGAGCTGGATCGCGCCTTCGGCAGCACCCGCACCCGCGCCGTCGTGCACTGGGCCGTGGTCGCGCTCCCGCGCGCTCCCGTCGCCGGCTCGGTGGCGTACCGCGAGAGCCACTTCGGCACCGGCCCGCGCGAGCTCTCGCTCTGCCGCCCGGACGCCGAGACCACCGCCCTCGCCATCGAGGGGCCGCCCGCAGCGCACGCCGCGCCCGCGCTGACCTCCTTCCGCCTCTCGCTCTTCCCCGAGGACGAAGAGCAGGGGGACGTGGTGCGTGAGCTGTCGCTGCTGGTGCACTCCTTCGAGCACGACCCCAGCTCCGGCCGCGCGCACATGCAGGTCGAGGGCTACGCCACCAACGAGGGCCCGCCGCCCAGCCGCCAGCCCATGACCTACGACGTCTCCGCGACCGTCGCGCTGCTGAGCTGGGACGCCGGGGACGACGTGGAGCACCTCCGCTTCGCGGCCCCGGTCGAGGCCGGCCGCACCGACGTCGAGCTCCCGCTGACCGAGCGCTAGCAGTGTCCGGCAAAGATGACTGCGCGCGCCTCGCCGGCGGGACGGCGCGCCCAGCGCGCCAGTCGCTCCTCCGAAATGCTTCAGCATTTCGTCGACGGCCCG containing:
- a CDS encoding N-formylglutamate amidohydrolase, which codes for MQTLITCEHASGAVPEGIDLGLSAEILASHVSTDRGAKAIAESLAAALEAPLLLGEWSRLVVDLNRMEDNPAVMLAETYGHRVIGNEGLTYAECEARLARYHRPHRNAARGHAQRMASEGVCLHLSMHSFAPSVDPVKRTYDAGVLYDTERAFESRIATAIIDGLSARGWETRHNEPYAGTPEGLTSWLRAQLPEERYLGLEIEASQAWVDDAARATRFAADLAAIVKSLPSS
- a CDS encoding polyamine aminopropyltransferase translates to MSDAPTTAFAKRKVPLLFLTVLVIATAGLVYELIAGTLASYVLGDSVFQFSTIIGVYLSAMGLGAYLSRFVVERVVIRFVEVELAAALIGGFSAPFLFYVFAYADAFRVLLYGTVVVIGALVGIELPLLMRILEKELDFKELVAKVLTFDYLGALLGSLLFAIVLMPTLGLVRTSLLFGMLNGAVALMTTWVLGDLIYRPIRWRLRAKGVLLLVALAAAFVGADRLTQHAEAELYDDRVIFAEQSRYQRVVLTRGALGVQLFLNGNLQFASHDEYRYHEALVHPAFSLRPDARRALVLGGGDGLAVREILRHEGVETVTLVDLDPAMTDMARRVSVMRQLNEGSLDDPRVTVINDDAMVWIDENGADLEPYDVVIVDFPDPNNFSLGKLYSSRFYALLRHVMHPGTAVIVQATSPLYARRSFWCIERTMAAAGLHTAAYHTLVPSFGEWGYVLAMGRPFDRPREVPDVEGLRFLNDDAMQAMFVFGQDMQRPDDIEINRLDTQALVQYYDQEWSRLER
- a CDS encoding agmatine deiminase family protein — its product is MHASVCRWLSPALFAVLSSCGAPRGPSALAEAHPPAQLTAGGEASISPAEEPSKVRIWEDPFTDPPDDVERMAAEFEPVERVLLGWHGGNWEYLDFFADLLKIVTPDVSALVAVEDPEEEVLLRQALYDAGVDVSRLDFAVHPLDSMWIRDYGPVFARTRDGGLRVVDLPYHGDRWRDDQYPLDFAHRVSLPISRPAMELEGGHIQTDGTGRCVITDDVLVRNEGFLYQESDVRRLLDQYLGCHDVTIVPAVHGEETGHLDVFAYVTGPSRIVVGRYLAEEDPYNAHRLNQAAARLRAAGWEVTRIRMPDHEGRVVFRTHTNVLVTDHTVVVPIFRRDRRFERQALRAFRRAFPTRRVVGLYADGVMSLAGAVHCTTVTVPRMSAPRMTAPPIGGPHGTTLPHADAHHL
- a CDS encoding DUF4178 domain-containing protein codes for the protein MLGARTANCPNCGGPIEFGLGSSSALVCPHCRYSVVRTDKDLQAIGRVADLVPTAPPIEVGDSGTIAGKGFRVAGRLQLDHGRGPWDEWYVGFDEGGWGWLARAQGRWYMTRPADASGVPAYQSLQPGQQGSFSGTGETVWTVQEQGQSTLLSGEGELPFPVVPGQRGWYIDLAGAGGGFATIDYGDGTGAPMLFAGRELGPDELQVAKTAWGERTEEKVQIGKVSCPTCGAPVEISSESTERAACAFCYSLLDVQGQNLQLLRKLEQPRIEPYIPLGTDGELKGEKVKVIGFMERYTVVHGVTYSWREYLLYTEQGYRWLMEDSGHWMLLKPISVADVQIVGSTAKYGKHTFKRFGTNSATVRFVIGEFYWKVEVGEQTTTSDYIKPPQIISEERSESEIVWSAGEYVDGKEVWKAFGLQGSPPSKSGVGTAQPNPHALWPTLGTFAVLLLLFLGIALGADLGGKHRTLVAGPITLPPTQSNAAPVGTTPQQDTASYTPPFTITDGPAVLEVELQTSADNDYVGVACALIDEESGNVREFFVSTEYYHGVTGGESWTDGSRNATIYVDQVPEGRYVLRMDPQWNHWTPGLFNVGTSARPPTASIEVVQGSRSPWCCLLTFLLLLVPVPISIFRRAAFEKKRWENSNLW
- a CDS encoding DUF350 domain-containing protein — protein: MSSEGLGMLDQLVTIGVHVISTVVFVLIGLVFFGLAFWIITKVAPFSVRKEIEEDQNTALGIVIGSVIIGVALIVSAALHG
- a CDS encoding FAD-dependent oxidoreductase → MRRRDVLAALLGAPLALACDDEETPPDVRGELLGQSHQIGHLLRDGDARRAFATGEVETRRVRVAVIGAGPAGLSAAWQLARRGVEGVELFELEPQPGGTSASGQSEVTAYPWGAHYLPVPSEAQPELRALLREMDALDEDGEPQEHLLVRAPDERVFYRGYWYRGLYPTVGASAHDLAQRDRFERIVERWLAFRDARGRRAFALPTRLGSDDAEVLALDRISAAEWCRRHGFTSRRLLWWLEYGTRDDYGLTLADASAWSLLFYHCARAEEGMDSADFLTWPAGNGALVRHLAQGRAVHTGHLAARVGRDGTVDLIEASTRRPLRVQAERVICAVPRFVASRLVEGAPSAEDGHWGAWMVANLHLADRPGERGFPPAWDNVLYDSPSLGYVTATHQRGRDFGPTVWTYYFPLVDSDPRDARRRLLDHGHSAWTDAITADLSRAHPDLRQQLRRVDVWRWGHAMAQPRVGVRASEARRAAAAPVGQVHFAHSDLSGLALFEEAFDHGLRAANEVADALTEAT